The following are encoded in a window of Numida meleagris isolate 19003 breed g44 Domestic line chromosome 13, NumMel1.0, whole genome shotgun sequence genomic DNA:
- the RSL1D1 gene encoding ribosomal L1 domain-containing protein 1 produces the protein MKTANKQHTTNTGSPSSSGTDTTHTHQPTSRRKVTACGRGGQATVVPRKAAVRRRGRRTCAGGAMAKGQQKLRRGQVRKAVEALLAFARSKAKGDALLLNENESVHLLVTVWKIPRVAQVIKIPLPHGVRAETAEVCLFTKDEPDLSAEQTESLYRKLLTQNGITSVSQVISYKTLKKEYKPFEAKRRLLNRFDLFLSDDRIRRLLPSHLGKHFYEKKKAPLSVNLKAKNLAKELQKHIQGTVLRVTNKGCCYTMCIGHTGMKADEILDNIIAAAEVIAKKLPKSWKNVKVLHLKTLKSVALPIFTARISNLDELDKEPNVNKKEGEKEKKKKSKKAAKKVNSSQNTTRTENKAAAAAATQELVTKEKVVQEPEEHADDEEIPQLVPMQITELKKVEPSRSPEKGDNLGNKTKATLGKRKKQFLAPETSKIKQEVTEEQADLQMSPKQKKPMHLIMAKEAIKELEKTPKKPEAKSFATHKAGKVVQSSKKSSKTPKQTAKKVRRPQSS, from the exons GGAAGGTCACTGCCTGCGGAAGGGGCGGGCAGGCCACAGTCGTGCCCCGGAAGGCGGCAGTGCGCAGGCGCGGCCGCCGCACGTGTGCTGGTGGAGCCATGGCGAAGGGGCAGCAGAAGCTGCGGCGCGGGCAG GTGAGGAAGGCGGTGGAGGCCCTCCTGGCTTTCGCGAGAAGCAAGGCTAAGGGAGATGCGCTGCTTCTTAACGAGAACGAGAGCGTGCACCTCCTGGTGACGGTCTGGAAGATCCCGCGCGTGGCACAAGTAATCAAAAT ACCACTGCCCCATGGCGTTCGAGCAGAAACAGCTGAGGTGTGCCTGTTCACAAAGGATGAACCAGATCTGTCTGCAGAGCAGACGGAAAGTCTTTACAGGAAACTTCTAACCCAGAATGGGATCACGAGTGTTAGCCAG GTCATCTCCTACAAAACTCTCAAAAAAGAGTATAAACCCTTTGAAGCAAAGCGTCGCCTCCTGAACAGATTTGATCTCTTTCTGTCTGATGACCGAATCAGAAGGCTTTTGCCCTCACATCTAGGAAAACActtctatgaaaagaaaaa ggcACCTTTATCTGTAAACTTGAAAGCCAAAAATCTTGCTAAGGAGCTACAAAAGCATATTCAGGGTACAGTACTACGGGTTACCAACAAAGGGTGCTGTTA TACAATGTGTATAGGCCACACTGGAATGAAAGCTGATGAGATACTAGATAACATCATTGCAGCAGCTGAGGTGATTGCTAAGAAGTTACCAAAG agttggaaaaatgtgaaagttcTTCACCTCAAGACGCTTAAATCAGTTGCGCTTCCAATTTTTACTGCACGTATTTCCAACTTAGATGAGCTTGACAAAGAGCCAAATGTCaataaaaaggaaggagag aaggaaaagaaaaagaaatcaaagaaggCAGCTAAAAAGGTGAATTCAAGTCAAAATACCACGAGAACTGAAAACaaggcggctgctgctgctgctacccAAGAGCTTGtgacaaaggaaaaagtagTCCAAGAACCGGAGGAACATGCTGATGATGAAGAAATTCCACAACTGGTGCCTATGCAAATAACTGAGCTAAAG AAAGTGGAACCAAGTCGAAGTCCAGAAAAAGGTGACAATTTGggcaataaaacaaaagcaacccttggtaagagaaagaaacaatttcttgctccagaaacttcaaaaataaaacaggaagttACAGAAGAGCAGGCAGACTTGCAGATGTCAccgaaacaaaaaaaacccatgcaCCTCATCATGGCAAAGGAAGCAATAAAAGAGCTGGAAAAGACTCCTAAAAAGCCTGAAGCAAAGTCTTTTGCTACACACAAAGCTGGCAAAGTAGTACAGTCATCCAAGAAATCTTCCAAAACACCAAAGCAAACAGCCAAGAAAGTGCGTAGGCCACAGTCATCATGA